A window of Actinomycetota bacterium contains these coding sequences:
- the selA gene encoding L-seryl-tRNA(Sec) selenium transferase: protein MDTQTRLRALPKVDDVLASPRLAEELSRHPRTLVVEAVRESIDSARVRILAERDQAADVEAIVDGAILRVAEKVRPSLRRVINATGVVLHTNLGRAVLSRAAADAVVDIARGYSTLEYDATTGARGSRHVHIEELICRLTGAEAAMAVNNNAAAVLLGISGLARGGEVIVSRGQLVEIGGSFRIPDIMAESGATMVEVGTTNKTHLRDYENALSKDTRLILRVHSSNYRVIGFAEEANTEELVRLGAEHGIPVFEDQGSGVLVDLRRFGLPYEPTVGESLAAGVSLVSCSGDKLLGGAQAGIIAGRSEIIGVLKKHPLARALRLDKMTLAALEATLRAYLDQERAFQEIPTLRMLTITAEEVRKIAEGLSARIGEMCGEAVQVEVIDTVARAGGGALPTAEIPSSAVAIVAPQIGVMELERRLRLGPCCVVARISEDRLLLDPRTLLEGEDVLVAEAVARAIGAEE from the coding sequence ATGGACACACAGACTCGCCTGCGGGCGCTTCCGAAAGTCGATGACGTACTTGCCTCGCCTCGCCTTGCCGAGGAGCTTTCGCGTCACCCAAGGACTCTGGTCGTCGAGGCGGTGCGCGAGTCGATCGACAGTGCCCGCGTAAGAATTTTGGCCGAGCGCGATCAAGCTGCCGACGTTGAAGCGATCGTTGACGGCGCCATCTTGAGGGTCGCCGAAAAAGTGCGGCCAAGTCTGAGAAGGGTCATCAACGCCACGGGCGTGGTCTTGCATACCAATCTCGGCCGGGCGGTGCTTTCCAGGGCTGCCGCCGATGCTGTGGTCGATATCGCACGGGGGTACTCCACTCTCGAATACGATGCTACGACCGGTGCGAGAGGATCCAGGCACGTCCATATCGAGGAACTCATCTGCCGCCTGACCGGCGCCGAGGCGGCCATGGCGGTCAACAACAACGCCGCCGCGGTGCTTCTCGGCATATCGGGACTTGCGCGTGGCGGTGAGGTGATCGTCAGCCGCGGTCAGTTGGTCGAGATAGGCGGCAGCTTCAGGATTCCCGATATCATGGCCGAGTCGGGAGCCACAATGGTCGAGGTCGGCACCACCAACAAGACGCATCTGCGCGACTACGAAAACGCGCTTTCGAAGGATACCCGGCTGATACTGCGGGTGCACTCTAGCAACTACCGCGTGATCGGCTTTGCCGAGGAGGCCAACACCGAGGAACTCGTGCGTCTCGGCGCGGAGCATGGGATTCCGGTCTTTGAGGACCAGGGCTCGGGTGTGCTGGTTGATCTGCGCCGGTTTGGACTGCCTTATGAGCCAACCGTCGGCGAATCGCTAGCGGCCGGTGTATCTTTGGTGAGCTGCTCCGGCGACAAGCTGCTTGGAGGGGCGCAGGCCGGCATAATTGCGGGGCGTTCCGAGATTATCGGTGTACTGAAAAAGCATCCGCTAGCCCGCGCGTTGCGGCTCGACAAGATGACGCTGGCCGCACTCGAAGCCACATTGCGCGCATACCTCGACCAGGAGCGAGCCTTCCAGGAGATCCCGACCCTGCGCATGCTGACGATCACTGCCGAAGAGGTCCGCAAGATCGCCGAGGGTCTTTCGGCTCGCATTGGCGAGATGTGCGGCGAGGCGGTGCAAGTCGAGGTGATCGATACCGTGGCGCGAGCTGGCGGCGGTGCGCTTCCAACCGCGGAGATACCCTCATCCGCAGTTGCGATCGTAGCGCCGCAAATCGGCGTGATGGAGCTGGAGCGGCGCTTACGTCTCGGCCCTTGCTGTGTCGTTGCGAGAATCAGCGAAGATCGGCTGCTGCTGGATCCGCGCACCCTGCTTGAGGGCGAGGACGTTCTTGTTGCCGAGGCTGTCGCCCGCGCAATCGGCGCAGAGGAGTAA
- the selB gene encoding selenocysteine-specific translation elongation factor: MLSLVLGTAGHIDHGKSSLVEALTGTDPDRLAEEKARGITIELGFAQLTLPSGRVMGVVDVPGHEKFVRHMVAGATGIDVALFVIAADDGIMPQTREHLAIIDILGVSKAVVALTKADLVDAEWIELVTEEINKLLVGTSIEGAEVVAVSAKTKTGLPELLAALDRIADVTSPRQAAMPMRLPVDRVFTISGAGTVVTGTLWSGSTSRDDPVEIYPRGISGRVRGVQVHSAIVDKAQAGQRVALNISGIDTDEIARGDVVAAPGSLSATDRFDARFTYLGFPGSDRPFESGSRVHVHHGTREVLGRVLLVEGDTLAPGESSFAQVRLEEVLMPRYADRFIVRSYSPVYTIGGGVVLDTSPPRRTNLKDQELELLRALDQGDPARASLLLLAARGIPMTSAEAAFRLGVAKAVVADALNRADLKRLKVGGETWFVTQTALHDMVAAIERSLLEFHSAEPKATGIATGALRDLVDRRIPFKVFDAVLEEAAAAKVAIIEGGRTRHPAAGVSAIAEMESATTALLSIVRAQGLSPASISELAAEAGVEIKAARGALGNLVKEGLVVRLGNELHFSAKAMELARERLTGLLRERGRATAAEIRDALGVSRKYVIPLLEHFDAQGLTVRDKDYRSLRKS, encoded by the coding sequence ATGCTCTCGCTCGTGCTTGGTACCGCCGGTCATATCGACCACGGCAAATCATCTCTGGTTGAAGCGTTGACAGGCACCGACCCTGATCGTCTCGCCGAGGAGAAGGCCCGCGGAATTACCATTGAGCTGGGTTTCGCGCAGCTAACCCTGCCAAGCGGCAGGGTTATGGGCGTTGTCGACGTCCCTGGGCACGAGAAATTCGTGCGGCACATGGTGGCGGGCGCGACAGGGATCGATGTCGCGCTTTTCGTCATCGCCGCTGATGACGGCATCATGCCGCAAACACGAGAGCATCTCGCGATCATCGACATACTCGGCGTAAGCAAAGCGGTGGTAGCACTCACAAAGGCGGACCTGGTGGATGCCGAATGGATCGAGCTTGTCACCGAAGAGATCAACAAGCTGCTAGTGGGAACATCAATCGAGGGCGCAGAGGTTGTCGCTGTCTCGGCGAAAACCAAGACGGGGCTTCCTGAGCTTCTCGCCGCTCTTGACCGGATAGCGGATGTGACATCGCCGAGACAAGCGGCCATGCCCATGCGCTTGCCGGTCGACAGGGTTTTTACCATCTCGGGCGCGGGCACGGTTGTCACTGGCACGCTCTGGTCGGGGAGCACGTCGCGCGATGATCCGGTCGAGATATACCCCAGGGGCATTTCCGGCCGAGTTCGCGGTGTGCAGGTGCACTCTGCGATCGTGGATAAGGCTCAAGCTGGGCAGAGAGTCGCGTTGAATATCTCGGGGATCGATACCGATGAGATAGCGCGCGGAGATGTCGTTGCCGCTCCCGGGTCCCTCTCGGCGACCGACCGTTTTGACGCGCGCTTCACCTACCTCGGCTTTCCCGGCTCGGACAGGCCCTTCGAGTCCGGTTCGAGGGTCCATGTGCACCACGGGACCCGCGAGGTCCTGGGCAGGGTTTTGCTTGTCGAAGGCGACACCCTGGCGCCGGGCGAGTCGTCATTCGCGCAGGTGCGGCTGGAAGAAGTGTTGATGCCGCGCTATGCCGATCGCTTCATAGTCAGATCCTACTCGCCGGTCTACACCATTGGCGGCGGTGTGGTATTGGACACGTCACCTCCTCGGCGGACAAACCTGAAAGACCAGGAGCTCGAGCTATTGCGCGCCCTCGATCAGGGAGATCCGGCAAGGGCGTCGCTTCTGCTTTTGGCCGCGCGGGGGATTCCGATGACAAGCGCCGAGGCGGCCTTTCGGCTCGGCGTCGCCAAGGCTGTCGTGGCCGACGCGCTCAATCGCGCCGATCTCAAGCGCTTGAAGGTTGGCGGCGAGACCTGGTTTGTCACGCAGACCGCCTTGCATGACATGGTTGCGGCCATAGAGCGCAGCCTGCTCGAATTTCACTCCGCCGAGCCGAAAGCCACCGGCATCGCGACCGGGGCGCTAAGGGACCTTGTCGATCGAAGGATTCCCTTCAAGGTGTTCGACGCCGTGCTCGAAGAGGCCGCGGCCGCTAAGGTCGCCATCATCGAAGGCGGCCGTACGCGGCATCCCGCCGCAGGGGTCTCGGCGATCGCCGAGATGGAGTCGGCCACCACCGCGCTCCTTTCGATCGTGCGTGCGCAAGGGCTCTCTCCGGCTTCGATCTCGGAGTTGGCAGCCGAGGCTGGCGTGGAGATCAAGGCGGCCAGGGGCGCTTTAGGCAACCTCGTGAAGGAAGGCCTTGTCGTGCGACTCGGCAACGAGCTGCACTTC